One Amaranthus tricolor cultivar Red isolate AtriRed21 chromosome 10, ASM2621246v1, whole genome shotgun sequence genomic window carries:
- the LOC130826037 gene encoding ylmG homolog protein 1-2, chloroplastic-like, which translates to MAAFTVSSQSLYLRNPKSSSYSMKPPKPLNFTRTYLPSLKTRVSSSTSSPTISPPPSLNSRNPFNSTSTRTVTSLIATFYAVSKLLFSKFASQIAISAPTLSSAGPLFFAAVRDRSTGYLNTPLTVVAAGMCKWLDIYSGVLMVRVLLSWFPNIPWDRQPLSAIRDLCDPYLNLFRNIIPPVFDTLDISPLFAFAVLGTLGAILNNSRRGGF; encoded by the coding sequence ATGGCGGCATTTACAGTTTCTTCTCAATCTCTCTACCTTCGAAACCCTAAATCATCTTCCTATTCCATGAAACCCCCCAAACCCCTCAATTTCACTCGCACATATCTTCCCTCACTGAAAACTAGGGTTTCATCTTCTACTTCATCACCAACAATTTCGCCTCCTCCATCTCTCAATTCGAGAAATCCATTCAATTCCACCTCTACTCGCACAGTTACATCCCTGATTGCAACATTCTACGCCGTTTCTAAACTCCTCTTCTCAAAATTCGCTTCCCAAATCGCTATTTCTGCTCCAACCCTAAGTTCAGCTGGTCCTTTATTCTTTGCTGCTGTAAGAGACCGATCAACTGGGTATTTAAACACTCCATTAACTGTCGTCGCAGCTGGAATGTGCAAATGGCTTGATATTTATAGTGGGGTTTTAATGGTTAGGGTTTTACTTTCTTGGTTTCCTAATATTCCTTGGGATAGACAACCTTTATCTGCAATTAGGGATTTATGTGATCCTTACTTGAATTTGTTTCGCAATATAATTCCCCcagtttttgacactttggaTATTAGCCCACTTTTTGCTTTCGCTGTTTTGGGTACTCTTGGTGCTATCTTGAACAACAGTCGTCGCGGCGGGTTTTGA
- the LOC130825891 gene encoding xyloglucan galactosyltransferase KATAMARI1 homolog, which yields MKLNLDYKTSFHITLSTFLLLCFTITFLNKPYLSTNQTAISNFLQPLRVSTRSSNQENAIGRQRLDPNCTNRYIYMHDLPPRFNQDLLRNCHTLKENFDYCPFFQNNGFGAKLNWENWYDTNQYTLSIIFHSRMKQYECLTSNSSLASAIYAPFYPGLQVSPYFYNKSSSSIKDAGALDFVSWLREKPEWNVMMGKYHFFVLGRISWDFNRASDHVHKWGNKLLRLPESKNMTVLSIETNYPNENEFAIPYPTYFHPSTDRDVLDWQERVGTASNRSYLSVFAGAPRPHKRQSIQGKLIDQCTRAKNNSCILVHCAQNSDLCSIPTHIIEVYEQYIWHVPENYTRYSVFIPEDGIRNGTISVEKMLSQISEENVSTMREEKFLRRSKIRDDEFYMEQAMDNEHPHLKAFTPAPGPMPPQIPPCSDACMEICMEVDQATEDICKGSCKPLCKQVQTLILVRSEGPLPPPPSPSPQSPKEN from the exons ATGAAGCTAAATTTAGACTACAAAACCTCATTTCATATAACACTTTCAACATTCTTGTTGTTATGCTTCACAATCACATTCCTTAACAAACCCTACTTATCAACTAATCAAACCGCGATTAGCAACTTCCTTCAGCCTCTAAGAGTCTCCACAAGATCAAGTAATCAAGAAAACGCAATAGGAAGGCAAAGACTTGATCCTAATTGCACGAATCGTTACATTTATATGCATGATCTTCCTCCAAGATTCAACCAAGATTTGCTAAGAAATTGCCATACACTCAAGGAAAACTTTGATTATTGTCCTTTCTTCCAAAACAATGGTTTCGGGGCTAAACTCAATTGGGAAAATTGGTATGATACTAACCAATATACTCTATCAATCATATTTCATAGTAGAATGAAGCAATATGAATGCTTAACTAGCAACTCTTCCCTAGCATCCGCAATCTACGCACCGTTTTATCCTGGCCTACAAGTCAGCCCGTATTTTTATAACAAGTCTAGCTCATCTATCAAAGATGCCGGAGCCTTAGATTTCGTGTCATGGCTAAGGGAAAAACCGGAATGGAATGTTATGATGGGTAAGTATCACTTCTTTGTACTAGGAAGAATCAGTTGGGATTTCAATAGAGCTAGTGATCATGTTCATAAGTGGGGTAACAAGCTATTAAGATTGCCTGAATCTAAAAACATGACGGTTTTATCAATCGAAACAAATTATCCTAACGAAAACGAGTTTGCCATCCCATATCCAACCTATTTCCATCCCTCGACTGACAGAGATGTGCTCGATTGGCAGGAACGAGTCGGGACAGCTTCGAATAGAAGCTACCTTTCCGTCTTTGCTGGTGCACCACGCCCTCATAAACGACAATCCATTCAAGGGAAGTTGATTGATCAGTGTACAAGAGCGAAAAATAATAGCTGCATATTAGTTCATTGTGCACAAAATTCTGACTTATGTAGTATTCCTACACACATAATTGAAGTGTATGAA CAATACATATGGCATGTACCGGAAAATTATACAAGATATTCGGTTTTTATACCGGAAGATGGGATCCGAAATGGGACTATTAGTGTCGAAAAAATGCTGTCACAGATATCAGAGGAAAATGTATCAACAATGAGAGAAGAG AAGTTCTTAAGAAGATCGAAAATTCGAGACGATGAATTTTACATGGAACAGGCCATGGAT AACGAGCATCCACATCTAAAGGCTTTCACACCTGCCCCTGGTCCGATGCCGCCCCAAATTCCACCATGTTCGGACGCATGCATGGAGATATGCATGGAAGTAGACCAAGCAACAGAAGATATATGCAAAGGTAGCTGTAAACCTTTGTGTAAGCAAGTTCAAACCTTAATCCTCGTAAGGAGTGAAGGACCGCTGCCGCCGCCACCATCTCCATCACCACAAAGCCCCAAAGAAAATTAA
- the LOC130826038 gene encoding anaphase-promoting complex subunit 10: MASEGEDEGKLVGGSKNLVVDGDLREMTKIAAWSVSSSKPGNGVQCLRDDSIETYWQSDGAQPHLINIQFQKKVKLQLIALYVDFKLDESYTPSKLSIRAGDGFHNLKEIKAVELVKPTGWMSISLSGNDPRETFVNTFMLQIAVLSNHLNGRDTHVRQIKVYGPRPNLIPRQPFQFTSAEFLTYSSVR, from the exons ATGGCTTCGGAGGGAGAGGATGAAGGAAAGTTAGTTGGAGGGAGCAAGAATTTGGTTGTGGATGGTGACTTGAGAGAGATGACAAAAATAGCAGCTTGGAGTGTTAGTTCTAGCAAGCCTGGTAATGGAGTTCAGTGCCTCCGGGATGATAGTATTGAGACCTATTGGCA ATCTGATGGAGCACAACCTCATCTTATAAACATTCAATTTCAGAAGAAAGTGAAATTGCAA CTTATTGCACTCTATGTTGATTTCAAGCTTGATGAGAGCTACACACCGAGCAAGCTCTCTATTCGGGCTGGTGATGGCTTCCATAACTTGAAG GAAATAAAAGCGGTGGAGCTAGTCAAACCAACTGGCTGGATGTCTATCTCATTGTCCGGAAATGACCCACG GGAGACTTTTGTTAATACGTTTATGCTGCAAATTGCTGTTTTGTCGAACCATCTTAATGGGAGAGATACCCACGTGCGCCAGATCAAAGTTTATGGACCTCGACC GAATCTAATTCCTCGCCAGCCATTTCAGTTCACCTCTGCTGAGTTTTTGACATATTCATCTGTCAGATGA
- the LOC130826040 gene encoding transcription factor MYB60-like codes for MGRSPCCDKDGIKKGPWTPEEDIILVSYIQQHGPANWRSVPTNTGLQRCSKSCRLRWTNYLRPGIKRGNFTPHEEGMIIHLQALLGNKWAAIASYLPQRTDNDIKNYWNTHLKKKLKRFRSTFNQDSQISRATTSSSSPNSQLMINDDHNDHHKHDHHDMVTSLQSSSSTCYASSTENISRLLESWMKCSPTSRANLDNNDNNSNNNNNNDTNHNGSYTESIFSFRNLINKKVADTIIEEDEEENNPPLTFLEKWLLDESTMSGDEVLRLPTIF; via the exons ATGGGCAGATCTCCTTGTTGTGATAAAGATGGGATTAAGAAAGGTCCATGGACTCCTGAAGAAGATATCATACTTGTCTCTTATATTCAACAACATGGCCCTGCCAATTGGAGATCTGTTCCTACTAATACTG GGTTGCAAAGATGTAGTAAAAGTTGTAGGTTAAGATGGACAAATTATCTAAGACCCGGAATTAAAAGGGGCAATTTCACCCCTCATGAAGAAGGCATGATCATCCATTTGCAAGCTTTATTGGGTAACAA ATGGGCAGCAATTGCATCATATCTTCCTCAAAGAACAGATAATGACATCAAGAATTACTGGAATACCCACTTAAAGAAGAAGCTTAAGAGGTTCCGATCAACATTTAATCAAGATTCACAAATTTCACGTGCCacaacttcatcatcatccCCTAATAGCCAAttgatgatcaatgatgatcaTAATGATCATCATAAACATGATCATCATGACATGGTAACATCACttcaatcatcatcatcaacatgtTATGCCTCGAGTACTGAAAACATCTCAAGGCTTCTAGAAAGTTGGATGAAATGTTCTCCTACTTCTAGGGCAAACCTTGACAACAATGAtaataacagtaacaataacaataataatgatacgAATCATAATGGTTCGTATACCGAGTCAATATTTTCATTTCGCAACCTTATAAATAAAAAGGTTGCGGATACTataattgaagaagatgaagaagaaaataatccTCCATTGACATTTTTAGAGAAATGGTTGTTGGATGAATCTACAATGTCTGGCGACGAGGTTTTGCGACTACCAACCATTTTCTGA